From Pseudomonas fluorescens, one genomic window encodes:
- the uvrD gene encoding DNA helicase II, with translation MRDDLSLLLNSLNDAQRQAVAASVGRQLVLAGAGSGKTRVLVHRIAWLIQVENASPHSILSVTFTNKAAAEMRHRIEQLMGINPAGMWVGTFHGLAHRLLRAHWQEAGLSQTFQILDSDDQQRLVKRVIRELGLDEQRWPARQAQWFINGQKDEGLRPQHIQASGDLFLGTMRSIYEAYEAACLRAGVIDFSELLLRALDLWRDHPGLLAHYQKRFRHVLVDEFQDTNAVQYAWLRLLAKGGDSLMVVGDDDQSIYGWRGAKIENIHQYSADFPDAEVIRLEQNYRSTAGILKAANALIANNTGRLGKELWTDGGDGEAINLYAAFNEHDEARYVVETIESALKTGMARSDIAILYRSNAQSRVLEEALLRERIPYRIYGGQRFFERAEIKNAMAYLRLLEGRGNDAALERVINVPARGIGEKTVEAIRDHARHSDVSMWEAMRQLVANKGLTGRAAGALGAFIELIENLAAKTVEMPLHLMTQTVIEQSGLIAYHEAEKGEKGQARVENLEELVSAARNFENSEEDEDLTPLAAFLGHASLEAGDTQADEHEDSIQLMTLHSAKGLEFPYVFLVGMEEGLFPHKMSLEEPGRLEEERRLAYVGITRAMQNLVMTYAETRRLYGSETYNKVSRFVREVPKGLIQEVRLSNSVSRPFSGQKQSTSSMFAGAEIPETAFSLGQQVQHAVFGEGVILNFEGSGAQARVQVNFSEGSKWLMLGYAKLEAI, from the coding sequence ATGCGCGATGATCTCTCCCTTTTGCTGAATTCCCTCAACGATGCCCAACGGCAGGCTGTAGCGGCCTCCGTGGGGCGTCAGTTGGTCCTGGCCGGTGCTGGCTCCGGTAAAACCCGAGTGCTGGTGCACCGTATCGCCTGGTTGATCCAGGTCGAAAACGCCTCGCCCCACTCCATCCTGTCGGTGACGTTCACCAACAAGGCCGCTGCGGAGATGCGCCATCGCATCGAGCAGTTGATGGGTATCAACCCGGCCGGTATGTGGGTCGGCACCTTCCACGGTCTGGCGCACCGCCTATTACGGGCACACTGGCAGGAAGCCGGCCTGAGCCAGACCTTCCAGATCCTCGACAGCGACGACCAGCAACGCCTGGTCAAGCGCGTGATCCGCGAGTTGGGTCTGGACGAACAGCGCTGGCCCGCGCGCCAGGCGCAGTGGTTTATCAACGGACAGAAAGATGAAGGCCTGCGCCCTCAACACATCCAGGCCAGCGGCGATCTGTTCCTGGGCACCATGCGCAGTATCTACGAAGCCTATGAGGCTGCTTGCCTGCGCGCCGGCGTCATCGACTTCTCCGAACTGCTGCTGCGCGCCCTCGATCTGTGGCGCGACCATCCGGGCCTGTTGGCGCACTATCAGAAACGCTTCCGCCATGTGCTGGTGGACGAGTTCCAGGACACCAACGCCGTGCAGTACGCCTGGTTGCGACTGCTGGCCAAGGGCGGCGACAGCCTGATGGTAGTGGGCGATGACGACCAGTCGATCTACGGCTGGCGCGGCGCGAAAATCGAAAATATCCATCAGTATTCAGCCGATTTCCCTGACGCTGAAGTGATTCGCCTGGAGCAGAACTATCGCTCCACGGCCGGCATTCTCAAGGCGGCAAACGCCTTGATTGCCAATAACACCGGGCGCCTGGGCAAAGAGTTGTGGACCGACGGCGGTGACGGCGAAGCCATCAACCTCTACGCTGCGTTCAACGAACACGATGAAGCGCGTTATGTTGTCGAAACCATCGAGAGCGCGCTGAAAACCGGCATGGCCCGCAGCGATATCGCGATTTTGTACCGCTCCAACGCCCAATCGCGGGTATTGGAAGAAGCCCTGTTGCGCGAACGCATTCCGTATCGCATCTATGGCGGCCAGCGCTTCTTCGAGCGTGCCGAAATCAAGAACGCCATGGCCTACCTGCGCTTGCTCGAAGGTCGTGGCAATGACGCGGCACTGGAGCGGGTGATCAACGTTCCGGCCCGGGGCATTGGCGAAAAGACCGTCGAAGCCATCCGCGACCACGCCCGTCACAGTGATGTGTCGATGTGGGAAGCCATGCGCCAGCTGGTCGCCAATAAAGGCCTGACCGGTCGTGCGGCGGGCGCCTTGGGCGCGTTCATCGAGTTGATCGAGAACCTGGCGGCGAAAACCGTCGAAATGCCACTGCACCTGATGACCCAGACGGTCATCGAGCAGTCCGGCCTGATCGCCTATCACGAAGCGGAAAAAGGCGAAAAAGGCCAGGCGCGGGTAGAAAACCTTGAGGAACTGGTCAGCGCCGCGCGCAACTTCGAAAACAGCGAAGAAGACGAAGACCTGACCCCCTTGGCCGCGTTCCTCGGCCATGCCTCACTGGAAGCCGGTGACACCCAGGCCGACGAGCACGAAGACAGCATTCAGTTGATGACCTTGCACAGCGCCAAGGGCCTGGAATTTCCCTACGTGTTCCTGGTGGGCATGGAAGAGGGCCTGTTCCCGCACAAGATGAGCCTGGAAGAACCCGGCCGCCTTGAAGAGGAACGTCGCCTAGCGTACGTCGGCATCACCCGCGCCATGCAGAACCTGGTAATGACCTATGCTGAAACCCGGCGCCTGTACGGCAGCGAAACCTACAACAAAGTGTCGCGCTTCGTTCGCGAAGTGCCCAAGGGTCTGATCCAGGAAGTGCGCCTGTCCAACAGCGTCAGTCGTCCTTTCAGCGGCCAGAAGCAGAGTACCAGCAGCATGTTCGCTGGCGCAGAGATCCCGGAAACCGCTTTCAGCCTGGGTCAGCAAGTGCAACATGCGGTCTTCGGCGAAGGGGTGATCCTCAACTTCGAAGGTTCGGGCGCCCAGGCGCGCGTGCAAGTGAACTTCAGCGAAGGCAGCAAATGGCTGATGCTCGGCTACGCCAAGCTCGAGGCCATCTGA
- a CDS encoding EamA family transporter, whose product MGSGFFSSWTFWALMSAAFAALTAIFAKVGIENVNSDFATLLRTIVVLVSLALILYATGQYQSLGSISGKSYLFLLLSGLATGASWICYFRALKLGPASLVAPVDKLSVVLVAVLGVILLGERLDLRQWAGIGLISAGVVLLALRR is encoded by the coding sequence ATGGGCTCGGGTTTCTTTTCCTCCTGGACATTCTGGGCCCTGATGTCGGCAGCTTTCGCGGCCCTGACCGCGATCTTTGCCAAGGTCGGCATTGAAAACGTCAATTCCGACTTCGCGACGCTACTGCGTACGATCGTGGTGCTGGTCAGCCTGGCCTTGATTTTGTACGCAACGGGCCAATATCAATCCCTGGGATCGATCTCCGGCAAAAGCTATTTGTTCCTGCTGTTATCAGGGCTGGCGACCGGCGCCTCGTGGATCTGCTACTTCCGTGCGCTCAAGCTCGGACCGGCCTCGCTGGTCGCCCCGGTGGACAAGCTCAGCGTGGTGCTGGTGGCAGTACTGGGGGTGATCCTGCTGGGGGAGAGACTCGACCTGCGGCAATGGGCTGGGATCGGCCTGATATCAGCGGGCGTAGTTCTATTGGCACTACGCCGCTAA
- a CDS encoding Tim44 domain-containing protein, translating to MKRFLSIAMALCIGLTMSLDANAKRFGGGKSSGAAPSHQTSQMAPSSPGMGGAAATAGAAGAAGAAAKAGGASRWLGPLAGIAAGGLLASMFMGDGFQGMQIFDMLIMAVIAFVIFRFIASRRRKQQEHLAPAGHAPMQREAFEQKPAMGSIFGGSAAPAAARPVINAPAWFNEQRFIEAARNHFQSLQQHWDANEMDKIAEFVTPQLLEFLKRERADLGDGFQSTYIDNLTVQLDGVDDRADKTIATLTFSGVSKTSRFDQGEVFSESWNMERPQGENQPWLVAGIRQNG from the coding sequence ATGAAACGTTTTCTTAGCATCGCCATGGCGTTGTGCATCGGCCTGACGATGAGCCTGGACGCCAACGCCAAGCGCTTTGGTGGCGGCAAAAGCTCCGGCGCTGCGCCGTCGCACCAGACCAGCCAAATGGCTCCTTCCTCTCCAGGCATGGGCGGCGCAGCTGCGACCGCCGGTGCTGCCGGTGCCGCTGGCGCTGCCGCCAAGGCCGGCGGTGCTTCGCGCTGGCTCGGCCCTCTGGCCGGTATCGCTGCCGGTGGCCTGCTGGCCTCCATGTTCATGGGCGACGGCTTCCAGGGCATGCAGATCTTCGACATGCTGATCATGGCGGTCATCGCCTTCGTGATCTTCCGCTTCATCGCTTCGCGTCGTCGCAAACAGCAGGAGCACCTGGCACCTGCCGGTCACGCACCTATGCAACGTGAAGCCTTCGAGCAGAAGCCGGCCATGGGCTCGATCTTCGGTGGCTCGGCTGCACCCGCTGCCGCTCGTCCGGTGATCAACGCACCAGCCTGGTTCAATGAACAGCGCTTCATCGAAGCTGCGCGCAACCACTTCCAGTCCCTGCAACAGCACTGGGACGCCAACGAAATGGACAAGATCGCCGAGTTCGTGACCCCGCAACTGCTTGAGTTCCTCAAGCGCGAACGTGCCGACCTGGGCGACGGCTTCCAGTCGACCTACATCGACAACCTGACTGTGCAACTGGACGGCGTGGACGATCGCGCAGACAAGACCATCGCCACTCTGACCTTCAGCGGCGTGTCGAAGACCTCGCGCTTCGACCAGGGCGAAGTGTTCAGCGAAAGCTGGAACATGGAACGTCCGCAAGGCGAGAACCAGCCTTGGCTGGTCGCCGGTATCCGCCAGAACGGCTAA
- a CDS encoding SMI1/KNR4 family protein produces the protein MEEIIEQLREANEPVPVPLELPDEDLLVEIEEQLFIDIPFVFREFLLTVSDVVYGSLEPVTVTDPQSHTYLPDVAANAWDAGVDRSLIPICQDGDDYYCVEEDGTVVLWSAEEELVTEETWESVWHWARDVWLES, from the coding sequence GTGGAAGAAATCATCGAACAACTGCGAGAAGCCAACGAACCGGTACCGGTGCCCTTGGAGCTGCCCGACGAAGACCTGCTGGTGGAAATCGAGGAACAGCTGTTCATCGACATCCCGTTTGTCTTCCGCGAATTCCTGCTGACCGTCAGCGATGTCGTCTACGGCAGCCTGGAGCCGGTGACTGTCACCGACCCACAATCCCACACCTACCTGCCAGACGTTGCCGCCAACGCATGGGATGCCGGCGTCGACCGCAGCCTGATCCCGATCTGCCAGGACGGTGACGACTACTACTGCGTCGAGGAAGACGGCACTGTGGTGCTGTGGTCGGCCGAAGAAGAACTGGTCACCGAAGAGACCTGGGAATCGGTATGGCACTGGGCGCGGGACGTCTGGCTGGAAAGCTGA
- a CDS encoding cation:proton antiporter, with protein MHAISFIQDLAVIMMVAGVVTVLFHRMKQPVVLGYIVAGFIIGPHTPPFGLIHDEQTIKTLAELGVIFLMFCLGLEFSLRKLFKVGATAFIAAFLEIVLMIWIGYEIGRWFDWNTMDSLFLGAILAISSTTIIVKALNDLKMKNERFAQLIFGVLIVEDILGIGIIALLSSIAVSGTVSSGEVFSTVGKLSLFMIVALVVGILLVPRLLAYVAKFESNEMLLITVLGLCFGFCLLVVKLEYSMVLGAFLIGAIMAESRQLLKIERLIEPVRDLFSAIFFVAIGLMLDPMILLQYAWPIAVITVAVVLGKMFSCGLGAFIAGNDGRTSLRVGMGLSQIGEFSFIIAALGMTLQVTSNFLYPVAVAVSVITTLLTPYLIRAADPLSIKLANVIPTRLGRVLGMYGEWLRSIQPQGEGAMLASMIRRILLQVGVNLALVVAIFFSGAFFAERMSAYLQDWISDPSWQKALIWGGALLVSLPFLIAAYRKLKALSMLLAEMGVKPEMAGRHTQRVRRVIAEVIPILSLLVIFLLLAALSASILPTNKLLLLIAVVTAAVAALLWRWFIRVHTRMQVALLETLDNHKDSSGH; from the coding sequence ATGCATGCCATCAGTTTCATTCAGGATTTGGCAGTGATCATGATGGTGGCCGGGGTAGTGACCGTATTGTTTCACCGGATGAAACAACCGGTGGTCCTCGGTTACATCGTCGCCGGCTTCATCATCGGTCCGCACACGCCACCATTCGGGCTGATTCACGACGAACAGACCATCAAGACCCTGGCGGAGTTGGGGGTGATCTTCCTGATGTTCTGTCTCGGTCTGGAGTTCAGCCTGCGCAAGCTGTTCAAGGTCGGCGCGACGGCCTTTATCGCGGCGTTCCTGGAAATCGTGCTGATGATCTGGATCGGCTACGAAATCGGCCGCTGGTTCGACTGGAACACCATGGATTCGCTGTTCCTTGGCGCAATCCTGGCCATTTCCTCGACCACCATCATCGTCAAGGCTCTGAATGACTTGAAGATGAAAAACGAGCGCTTTGCCCAGCTGATTTTTGGCGTGCTGATCGTCGAGGACATTCTGGGCATCGGCATCATTGCCTTGCTCTCGAGCATCGCCGTCAGTGGCACCGTGAGTTCCGGCGAGGTGTTCTCCACCGTCGGCAAACTGTCGCTGTTCATGATCGTCGCCCTGGTGGTGGGCATCCTGCTGGTGCCCAGACTATTGGCCTACGTGGCCAAATTCGAAAGCAATGAAATGCTGCTGATCACCGTGCTGGGCCTGTGTTTCGGTTTCTGCCTGCTGGTGGTCAAGCTGGAGTACAGCATGGTGCTGGGAGCGTTCCTGATTGGCGCAATCATGGCCGAGTCCCGGCAGTTGCTGAAAATTGAGCGTTTGATCGAACCGGTTCGCGACCTGTTCAGTGCGATCTTCTTCGTCGCCATCGGCCTGATGCTCGACCCGATGATCCTGTTGCAATACGCCTGGCCGATTGCAGTGATTACCGTGGCGGTGGTGCTGGGGAAAATGTTCTCGTGCGGACTCGGGGCATTCATTGCCGGCAATGATGGACGTACCTCACTGCGGGTAGGGATGGGGTTGTCGCAGATTGGCGAATTTTCTTTCATCATCGCAGCGCTGGGCATGACCCTGCAGGTCACCAGTAATTTCCTTTACCCGGTGGCCGTGGCGGTTTCGGTGATCACCACCCTGCTGACGCCATACCTGATCCGTGCCGCCGATCCGTTGTCGATCAAGCTCGCCAATGTGATTCCGACCCGGCTGGGTCGGGTGTTGGGGATGTATGGCGAATGGCTGCGCAGTATTCAGCCGCAGGGTGAGGGCGCGATGCTGGCCTCGATGATCCGGCGGATTCTGTTGCAGGTCGGGGTCAACCTGGCGCTGGTGGTGGCGATCTTTTTCTCGGGGGCGTTCTTTGCCGAGCGCATGTCTGCCTACCTGCAAGACTGGATCAGTGACCCGAGCTGGCAGAAAGCGTTGATCTGGGGTGGGGCGTTGCTGGTGTCGTTGCCGTTCCTGATTGCGGCTTATCGCAAGCTCAAGGCACTGTCGATGCTGCTGGCAGAGATGGGCGTCAAGCCGGAGATGGCCGGGCGCCATACGCAGCGCGTGCGTCGAGTGATCGCCGAGGTGATCCCGATTCTCTCGCTGTTGGTGATTTTCCTGTTGCTGGCAGCCTTGTCGGCCAGCATTTTGCCGACCAACAAGTTACTGCTGCTGATTGCCGTGGTCACTGCTGCCGTGGCGGCATTGCTTTGGCGTTGGTTCATCCGCGTGCACACGCGGATGCAAGTGGCCCTGCTGGAAACCCTGGATAACCACAAGGATTCATCCGGGCATTGA
- a CDS encoding acyl-CoA thioesterase has translation MEPGNAQLSMTVLMTPDMANFSGNVHGGTLLKYLDEVAYACASRYAGRYVVTLSVDQVIFREPIHVGELVTFLASVNYTGNTSMEVGIKVVTENIRERSVRHTNSCFFTMVSLDDERKPAPVPPLQPQNSEDRRRFIQGKQRRQIRQEMEKRYQELKADV, from the coding sequence ATGGAACCCGGAAACGCCCAGCTGTCGATGACCGTCCTGATGACCCCCGACATGGCCAACTTCTCTGGCAATGTCCACGGCGGCACCCTGCTCAAATACCTGGATGAAGTGGCCTACGCCTGCGCCAGCCGATATGCCGGCCGCTACGTAGTGACCCTGTCGGTCGACCAGGTGATCTTTCGCGAACCGATTCATGTCGGTGAACTGGTGACGTTCCTTGCGTCGGTCAACTACACCGGCAACACGTCGATGGAAGTCGGCATCAAGGTGGTCACCGAAAACATCCGCGAGCGCTCGGTGCGTCACACCAACAGTTGCTTCTTCACCATGGTCTCGCTCGACGATGAGCGCAAGCCGGCCCCCGTCCCGCCGCTGCAGCCGCAGAACAGCGAGGACCGCCGCCGCTTCATCCAGGGCAAGCAGCGCCGGCAGATCCGCCAGGAAATGGAAAAGCGTTACCAGGAACTCAAGGCCGACGTCTGA
- the pdxY gene encoding pyridoxal kinase PdxY, which produces MKRTPHLLAIQSHVVFGHAGNSAAVFPMQRVGVNVWPLNTVQFSNHTQYGQWAGEVLAPQQIPALVEGIAAIGELGNCDAVLSGYLGSADQGRAILSGVARIKAVNPHALYLCDPVMGHAEKGCIVPAEVSDFLLNEAASVADFMCPNQLELDSFSGRKPQSLFDCLAMARALLARGPKAVLVKHLDYPGKLPDGFEMLLVTAEGSWHLRRPLLAFPRQPVGVGDLTSGLFLARVLLGDSLVAAFEFAAAAVHEVLLETQACASYELQLVRAQDRIAHPRVKFEATAISL; this is translated from the coding sequence ATGAAACGTACACCTCATCTGCTCGCCATCCAGTCTCACGTGGTTTTCGGTCATGCCGGCAACAGCGCCGCGGTTTTCCCGATGCAGCGGGTCGGGGTAAATGTCTGGCCGCTGAACACGGTGCAGTTTTCCAACCACACTCAGTACGGCCAGTGGGCGGGCGAGGTACTGGCGCCGCAGCAGATTCCGGCGCTGGTGGAGGGAATTGCGGCGATTGGCGAACTGGGTAACTGCGATGCAGTGCTATCGGGTTATCTGGGCAGTGCCGATCAGGGCCGGGCGATCCTCAGTGGCGTGGCGCGAATCAAGGCGGTCAATCCTCATGCCTTGTACCTCTGTGATCCGGTGATGGGACATGCCGAGAAAGGCTGCATCGTGCCTGCCGAGGTCAGCGACTTCCTGCTGAACGAAGCCGCGTCGGTGGCCGACTTCATGTGCCCGAATCAGTTGGAGCTGGACAGCTTTTCCGGGCGCAAGCCGCAGTCACTGTTCGATTGCCTGGCCATGGCCCGGGCGCTGTTGGCCCGTGGCCCGAAGGCAGTGCTGGTCAAACATCTGGATTATCCCGGCAAGTTGCCGGACGGGTTCGAGATGCTCTTGGTGACGGCTGAAGGCAGTTGGCATCTACGTCGACCGCTGCTGGCCTTCCCGCGTCAGCCTGTCGGAGTTGGCGACCTGACGTCGGGTCTGTTCCTCGCGCGTGTCCTGCTGGGTGACAGCCTGGTTGCTGCGTTTGAATTCGCCGCCGCGGCGGTGCACGAAGTGCTGCTGGAAACCCAGGCCTGTGCCAGCTACGAACTGCAACTGGTGCGGGCCCAGGATCGTATCGCTCATCCGCGGGTGAAATTCGAGGCGACGGCAATCAGCCTCTGA
- a CDS encoding DUF3301 domain-containing protein — protein sequence MLTLGNIFVLMLLATGAAWLWHNHGLRERALERVKRHCAKLDIELLDGNVALKKIGLVKDANGRRRLARIYNFEFTVTGETRHTGTITQFGAHSAQIELAPYPIPHEEKPEVQSAEVIELSQWRQDHSKWRQ from the coding sequence ATGCTGACCCTGGGAAACATCTTTGTCCTGATGCTGCTGGCCACCGGTGCGGCGTGGCTGTGGCACAACCACGGCTTGCGCGAGCGGGCGCTGGAAAGGGTCAAGCGGCATTGCGCCAAACTCGATATCGAACTGCTCGACGGTAACGTGGCGCTGAAAAAAATCGGCTTGGTCAAAGACGCCAATGGACGCCGGCGCCTGGCGCGGATCTACAACTTTGAGTTCACCGTGACCGGCGAAACCCGCCATACCGGGACTATCACCCAGTTCGGCGCCCACAGTGCGCAGATCGAACTGGCGCCCTACCCGATCCCCCACGAGGAAAAGCCCGAGGTGCAAAGCGCCGAAGTCATCGAGCTCAGCCAATGGCGCCAGGATCACAGCAAGTGGCGTCAGTGA
- a CDS encoding CobW family GTP-binding protein, with amino-acid sequence MLHNIPTHVIAGPLGAGKTSLLKQLLAQRPVHERWAVLINEFGQIGIDAALLTSDADGIALGEVAGGCLCCVNGAPFQIGLGRLLRKSRPDRLFIEPSGLGHPVQLIRQLSEAPWRGVLTIQPCVMVLDAQALAAGKPLPSAQEQAIPDAGLLLLNKAADLGDEARQRIRDRLPQIPLIWTEQGQLLLSELPGIEQRGNAAVDNVSGASASPPLIWTDPRLPICLSQHQKGGWSIGWRWHPSQVFDRQGLQDWLQTLDWRRAKAVIHSPDGWESLNALDNAALQWQPSEWRQDSRLELIFDAPQAIDELKEHFARCRH; translated from the coding sequence CTGTTGCACAACATCCCCACCCACGTGATTGCCGGCCCGCTGGGGGCTGGCAAGACCAGTTTGCTCAAGCAATTGCTGGCGCAGCGGCCAGTACATGAGCGCTGGGCCGTGCTGATCAATGAGTTCGGGCAAATCGGCATCGACGCTGCGCTGCTGACCTCCGATGCCGATGGCATCGCCTTGGGCGAAGTCGCCGGCGGCTGCCTGTGTTGCGTCAACGGCGCTCCGTTCCAGATTGGTCTGGGGCGCCTTCTGCGCAAATCCCGCCCTGACCGCCTGTTCATTGAGCCTTCCGGGCTTGGCCATCCCGTCCAGTTAATCCGGCAACTGAGCGAAGCGCCTTGGCGAGGCGTGTTGACGATCCAGCCCTGCGTCATGGTGCTCGATGCGCAAGCACTGGCCGCCGGTAAACCGCTGCCGAGCGCTCAAGAACAAGCTATACCGGATGCCGGCCTGTTGCTGTTGAACAAGGCGGCCGATCTGGGTGACGAAGCGCGACAACGGATTCGCGACCGGTTGCCACAGATTCCGCTGATTTGGACCGAGCAGGGGCAGTTACTCTTGAGCGAGCTGCCGGGAATAGAGCAGCGCGGCAACGCCGCTGTGGATAACGTGAGCGGGGCATCGGCCTCGCCGCCGCTGATCTGGACCGATCCACGTTTGCCAATCTGCCTCAGTCAGCATCAGAAAGGCGGCTGGAGCATCGGTTGGCGCTGGCACCCGAGCCAGGTGTTTGATCGCCAGGGGCTGCAGGACTGGCTGCAGACGCTGGATTGGCGCCGGGCAAAAGCGGTTATCCACAGCCCTGACGGCTGGGAGTCGCTCAACGCGCTGGATAACGCCGCCTTGCAGTGGCAGCCCAGTGAATGGCGTCAGGACTCACGTCTGGAATTGATTTTCGACGCACCACAGGCAATTGACGAACTAAAGGAGCACTTTGCGCGCTGCCGTCACTGA
- a CDS encoding DUF1826 domain-containing protein, with protein sequence MPKQVLGQTPEVFARILEDDTNLTVWQRQLPLHIADFGELLLSLQQPLAESLVVELADDEVPPNLKGLASSYSDLEGYEGFIADVSWLISAFACLLGARRIGVRVRALDKAMCPRFHVDHVPVRLITTYAGLGSQWLGEDAMSRQHLGNVLAEPEDCQHMLCGEVALLKGEKWQGNEGFGLVHRSPQPLSGERRLILTLDWLA encoded by the coding sequence ATGCCGAAGCAGGTCCTTGGCCAGACTCCCGAGGTGTTCGCCCGGATACTCGAGGACGATACCAACCTGACCGTCTGGCAGCGTCAGTTACCGCTGCATATCGCCGATTTCGGTGAGTTGCTGCTGTCGTTGCAGCAGCCATTGGCCGAGTCGCTGGTGGTGGAGTTGGCGGATGACGAAGTACCGCCGAACTTGAAGGGATTGGCCTCCAGCTACAGCGATCTCGAGGGATACGAAGGCTTTATCGCCGATGTGTCCTGGCTGATTAGCGCTTTTGCCTGCCTGTTGGGCGCGCGGCGCATTGGCGTTCGTGTTCGAGCGCTGGATAAGGCCATGTGTCCGCGCTTTCACGTTGATCACGTACCGGTGCGACTGATTACCACCTATGCCGGCCTCGGCAGCCAGTGGCTTGGAGAAGACGCCATGAGCCGTCAGCATCTGGGCAATGTGCTAGCCGAGCCCGAGGACTGTCAACACATGCTCTGTGGTGAAGTGGCGCTGCTCAAGGGCGAAAAGTGGCAAGGTAACGAAGGATTTGGCCTGGTCCACCGATCGCCTCAACCGCTGTCTGGTGAACGCCGGTTGATCCTGACCCTGGACTGGCTGGCCTGA
- the zigA gene encoding zinc metallochaperone GTPase ZigA, with amino-acid sequence MPNRLPVTVLSGFLGAGKSTLLNHVLRNRENLRVAVIVNDMSEINIDGSAVQRDVTLNRAQEKLVEMSNGCICCTLREDLLEEVSALARDGRFDYLLIESTGISEPLPIAETFTFRDESGQSLADIARLDTMVTVVDGMNFLLDYQAAESLASRGETLGEDDERSITDLLIEQIEFADVLLISKIDLISSAEREELVAILKRLNAQARIIPMVMGEVPLKQILNTGRFDFEKASQAPGWLQELRGAHVPETTEYGIASSAYRARRPFHPQRFFNFINRPWVNGKLLRSKGFFWLASKHQDAGSWSQAGGLMRHGFAGRWWRFVPKNQWPDDQESTAAILQNWTATTGDCRQELVFIGQNIDFAQLTNELDECLLSDAEMALGIEGWRLLEDPFGPWIDEEAA; translated from the coding sequence ATGCCCAATCGTCTCCCCGTTACCGTGTTGTCCGGTTTTCTTGGTGCCGGCAAAAGTACGCTGCTCAACCATGTCCTGCGCAACCGCGAGAACTTGCGGGTGGCGGTGATCGTCAACGACATGAGTGAAATCAACATCGACGGCAGCGCGGTGCAACGCGATGTCACCCTCAACCGCGCCCAGGAAAAGCTCGTGGAAATGAGCAACGGCTGCATTTGCTGCACCCTGCGCGAGGATTTGCTGGAGGAGGTCAGTGCGCTGGCCCGTGACGGTCGCTTCGATTATCTGTTGATCGAGTCCACTGGGATTTCCGAGCCGTTGCCGATAGCAGAGACCTTCACCTTTCGCGATGAATCGGGCCAAAGCCTGGCGGATATCGCGCGCCTGGACACCATGGTGACGGTGGTCGACGGGATGAACTTCCTGCTCGACTATCAGGCCGCTGAAAGTCTTGCCTCTCGCGGGGAGACCCTGGGTGAGGATGACGAGCGGTCGATCACGGATCTGCTGATCGAGCAGATCGAATTCGCGGATGTGCTGCTGATCAGCAAGATCGATTTGATCAGCAGCGCCGAGCGCGAAGAGTTAGTGGCGATTCTCAAGCGCTTGAACGCCCAGGCGCGGATTATTCCGATGGTCATGGGGGAGGTGCCGCTCAAGCAGATTCTCAACACCGGTCGCTTCGATTTCGAGAAAGCCTCACAAGCCCCCGGCTGGTTGCAGGAGTTGCGCGGCGCGCATGTGCCGGAAACTACCGAGTACGGCATCGCCTCAAGCGCCTATCGAGCGCGTCGGCCGTTTCATCCGCAGCGCTTCTTCAATTTTATCAATCGCCCCTGGGTGAACGGGAAGCTGCTGCGTTCAAAAGGGTTTTTCTGGCTGGCCAGCAAGCACCAGGACGCCGGCAGTTGGTCGCAGGCCGGTGGTTTGATGCGTCATGGTTTTGCCGGGCGCTGGTGGCGGTTCGTGCCGAAAAACCAGTGGCCAGATGATCAGGAAAGTACCGCTGCGATTCTGCAGAACTGGACGGCAACCACCGGTGATTGCCGCCAGGAGCTGGTGTTCATTGGCCAGAACATCGACTTCGCCCAGCTGACTAATGAGCTTGATGAGTGCCTGTTGAGTGATGCTGAGATGGCGCTGGGTATCGAGGGCTGGCGTCTGCTGGAAGATCCTTTTGGACCCTGGATCGACGAGGAGGCGGCCTGA